In Blastopirellula sediminis, the following proteins share a genomic window:
- a CDS encoding aldo/keto reductase has translation MEYVQLGKTGLKVSPLCLGCMTYGVPDQGGHPWSLDEPESRPFLERAWDAGINFFDTANSYSAGTSEAIVGRALKEFAPRDEVVIATKVFFSWKKRPNCGGLSRKAIFTAVDDSLRRLGTDYIDLYQIHRWDYHTPIEETLEALHDVVKAGKVRYLGVSSMFAWQFAKSLYLADAHGWTRFATMQPQYSLLYREEEREMLPLCAAEGIGVIPWSPIARGKLARPWTAQQATNRSTNDDYANKLFAKTADLDRPIIDTVEAIAAAREVPMAQIALAWVMSNPVITAPIVGISKLQHLEDALAALEIVLTDEEIETLESCYTPREVMAMR, from the coding sequence ATGGAATACGTCCAACTTGGCAAAACCGGCCTGAAGGTTTCGCCCCTTTGTCTCGGCTGCATGACCTACGGCGTTCCCGATCAAGGCGGACATCCTTGGTCGCTCGACGAGCCCGAAAGCCGCCCTTTTCTCGAAAGGGCGTGGGACGCAGGGATCAACTTCTTTGACACCGCCAACTCCTACTCGGCCGGCACCAGCGAAGCGATCGTCGGTCGCGCACTCAAAGAATTCGCGCCACGCGACGAAGTGGTGATCGCCACCAAGGTTTTCTTCTCGTGGAAAAAACGTCCCAACTGCGGCGGGCTCTCGCGAAAAGCGATCTTCACCGCGGTCGACGATAGTCTACGTCGACTCGGTACCGACTACATCGATCTCTACCAGATTCATCGCTGGGACTACCACACGCCGATCGAGGAAACGCTTGAAGCGCTGCATGACGTCGTGAAGGCCGGCAAGGTTCGTTACCTTGGCGTTTCGTCGATGTTCGCGTGGCAGTTCGCCAAGTCGCTCTACCTGGCCGACGCACATGGTTGGACCCGATTCGCGACGATGCAGCCGCAGTACAGCCTCCTCTACCGCGAGGAAGAACGGGAAATGCTGCCGCTGTGCGCCGCAGAAGGAATCGGCGTTATTCCCTGGAGCCCGATCGCTCGCGGCAAACTGGCCCGCCCTTGGACCGCCCAGCAGGCGACCAACCGTTCGACCAACGACGACTATGCGAACAAGCTCTTCGCCAAAACGGCCGACCTCGACCGCCCGATCATCGATACCGTCGAAGCGATCGCCGCGGCCCGCGAAGTCCCGATGGCGCAGATCGCATTAGCCTGGGTGATGAGCAACCCGGTCATCACCGCGCCGATCGTCGGGATCTCGAAGCTCCAGCACTTGGAAGACGCCCTGGCGGCGTTAGAGATTGTGCTGACCGACGAGGAGATCGAGACGCTGGAGAGTTGCTATACGCCGCGGGAAGTGATGGCGATGCGGTAG
- a CDS encoding AraC family transcriptional regulator encodes MPADLTQLIALIDRFVDADGLHRTAYAPLSLIRTSQPTLPVHTLYEPALCVIAQGRKQIILGDEIDGYAGGDCLAISVDLPVTGQVIEASPEKPFLSLKIDLDPSQLSQLILEMEVPYVQETKTTRGLSIGAMSDELADAAVRMLKLLENPKELPYLAPLVEREMLYRFLLSPHSAPLRQIAAADSHLHWISKAIHYLKRNFAEPFKIDTVARQARMSASAFHHHFKAVTSMSPLQYQKQIRLQEARRLMLSDSVDASTASTRVGYESASQFSREYRRMFGAPPARDIAQLKESLSAAGA; translated from the coding sequence ATGCCGGCTGACCTGACCCAGCTGATTGCCCTGATCGATCGCTTCGTCGACGCCGACGGCCTTCACCGGACCGCCTACGCCCCGCTTTCGCTAATCCGGACGTCGCAACCGACGTTGCCGGTCCACACGCTGTACGAACCGGCCCTTTGTGTGATCGCCCAGGGGAGAAAGCAAATCATCCTGGGAGACGAGATCGATGGTTACGCCGGCGGCGATTGCCTGGCGATCTCGGTCGATCTGCCGGTGACCGGCCAAGTGATCGAAGCCTCGCCGGAGAAGCCGTTTCTCTCGCTCAAGATTGATCTCGATCCGTCCCAACTCAGTCAGCTGATTCTGGAAATGGAAGTTCCGTACGTCCAGGAAACGAAAACGACGCGTGGGCTCTCAATCGGCGCCATGAGCGACGAACTGGCCGACGCCGCCGTTCGCATGCTGAAGCTGCTGGAGAACCCGAAGGAGCTCCCCTACCTCGCCCCGCTGGTCGAGCGGGAGATGCTCTATCGCTTCCTCCTCAGTCCGCACAGTGCGCCGCTGCGTCAAATCGCGGCGGCCGATAGTCACTTGCACTGGATCAGCAAAGCGATCCATTACCTCAAACGCAACTTCGCTGAGCCGTTCAAGATTGATACGGTCGCACGTCAAGCGCGGATGAGCGCCTCGGCGTTTCATCATCACTTCAAAGCGGTGACGTCGATGAGCCCGCTGCAATATCAAAAGCAGATTCGACTACAGGAAGCGCGGCGTTTGATGCTGAGCGACTCGGTCGACGCTTCGACCGCCAGCACGCGCGTCGGTTACGAAAGCGCCTCGCAGTTCAGTCGCGAATATCGTCGGATGTTCGGCGCACCGCCGGCTCGCGATATCGCCCAGTTAAAGGAGAGCCTGTCAGCCGCCGGCGCTTAG
- a CDS encoding c-type cytochrome has product MPGLPLITLLLASAVIGAESLDLKRADLRHPQRLAMSSGGDRLLTANRNSGSVSLIDLEKRETVGEFRVGQSVTSLTSLPNDHYLLTDPVAHEVIEIALVDDQVSVVSRCAVPPYPQRTAASEDGQTIYVTSLWPKQVTRLEKAADQWRETKRITLPFAPRELLLLPQRDTLIVADGFGGNLAALASGDLSVQAINQFPAHNIQRLHPADDGNSVALAHQMLSELAYTNDNDIHWGLVMTNDIRWLMVDALVKQDSNLYEGNRMHSIGEPGVGSGDPTGIAIASNDDYAVAMGATNQVAIGKDHAYGIWRVKVGARPTDVIFSADEQLVYAADSLDDTISIVDVKKRERVGVISLGPVRERTPAEHGERIFYRGLSLEGWMSCHSCHTDGHANGLANDNLSDESYGAPKRILSLLGQRDTAPYGWLGKKATFQEQIHKSIVETMRGEDITDEQADHLAAFLETLTVPPPIDELQGTRDDAQVAAGKALFTELSCVQCHAPPTYTTPETYDVGIHDKKGNEEFNPPSLLGVGHRGPYFHDRSGVTLEEVVGKQKHQLPRDLSAEEQAALIAFLRSL; this is encoded by the coding sequence ATGCCCGGCCTCCCCCTGATCACGTTGCTTCTCGCCTCCGCTGTTATCGGCGCCGAATCTCTCGATCTAAAGCGCGCCGACCTTCGCCATCCGCAACGTTTGGCGATGTCGAGCGGCGGCGATCGCTTGTTGACCGCCAACCGCAACAGCGGCAGCGTCTCGCTGATCGACCTGGAGAAGCGGGAGACAGTTGGTGAGTTCCGCGTCGGCCAAAGCGTCACGTCGCTCACTTCGCTGCCAAATGATCACTACCTGCTGACCGATCCGGTCGCCCATGAAGTGATTGAAATCGCTTTGGTCGACGACCAGGTCTCGGTCGTTTCACGGTGCGCCGTTCCTCCCTATCCGCAGCGCACCGCCGCCTCGGAGGATGGCCAGACGATCTACGTCACTTCCCTCTGGCCGAAGCAAGTGACGCGGCTCGAAAAAGCTGCAGACCAGTGGCGCGAGACGAAACGGATCACCCTCCCCTTCGCACCGCGCGAGTTGCTCCTTTTGCCGCAGCGCGACACGCTGATCGTCGCCGACGGGTTCGGCGGCAACCTGGCGGCCCTGGCCAGCGGAGATCTGTCGGTTCAGGCGATCAATCAATTTCCGGCTCACAACATCCAACGTCTCCACCCGGCCGACGATGGAAATAGCGTCGCTCTCGCCCATCAAATGCTCAGCGAGTTGGCCTACACCAACGACAACGACATCCACTGGGGCCTGGTGATGACCAACGATATTCGTTGGCTGATGGTCGACGCGTTAGTCAAGCAAGATTCCAATCTGTACGAAGGGAATCGGATGCACTCGATCGGCGAACCCGGCGTCGGCAGCGGCGACCCGACCGGCATCGCGATCGCGTCAAACGACGACTACGCCGTTGCGATGGGCGCGACCAACCAAGTCGCCATCGGCAAAGATCACGCCTACGGCATCTGGCGCGTCAAAGTCGGCGCCCGACCGACCGATGTGATTTTCTCGGCCGATGAGCAACTGGTTTACGCCGCCGACTCGCTCGACGATACGATCTCGATCGTCGACGTGAAAAAGCGAGAGCGAGTCGGCGTGATTTCGCTTGGCCCGGTTCGCGAGCGGACCCCAGCCGAACATGGCGAGCGGATCTTCTATCGCGGGCTATCGCTCGAAGGTTGGATGTCTTGCCACAGTTGCCACACCGACGGACATGCCAACGGCCTGGCTAATGACAATCTAAGTGACGAATCGTACGGCGCGCCAAAGCGGATTCTGTCGCTCCTCGGCCAGCGCGACACGGCGCCGTATGGCTGGCTCGGCAAGAAGGCGACGTTCCAGGAGCAAATCCACAAGTCGATCGTCGAAACGATGCGAGGGGAAGACATCACCGACGAACAAGCGGATCACCTGGCCGCCTTTCTGGAAACGCTGACCGTGCCGCCACCGATCGACGAGCTGCAAGGAACCCGCGACGACGCCCAAGTCGCCGCCGGCAAAGCGCTCTTCACCGAACTGAGCTGCGTTCAGTGCCACGCTCCGCCGACCTACACCACGCCCGAGACGTATGACGTCGGCATCCACGACAAGAAAGGGAACGAGGAGTTCAATCCTCCCTCCCTCCTCGGCGTCGGCCATCGCGGCCCCTACTTCCACGACCGCAGCGGCGTCACGCTCGAAGAAGTGGTCGGCAAGCAAAAACACCAACTGCCGCGTGATCTGAGCGCCGAAGAACAAGCGGCGCTGATTGCGTTCCTCCGCAGCCTGTAG
- a CDS encoding NAD-dependent epimerase/dehydratase family protein, with the protein MTVLVTGSTGLVGNNVVRLLLGEGRKVRVVVRPEYETRPLEGLDVEIVHGDVCDRESLHAAMQGVDLVIHSAGNVHIGWTGKERSEKVNVGGTKNIAEATREAGAKLVHVSSVDALGAGLHNKAADEETIYVQNPPIPYVVTKAAAEVEVRRQIERGLHAVIINPGYMLGPWDWKPSSGRMLLEVVKGKPIMAPRGGTTVCDVRDVATGIVAAAEKGRCGANYILGGENMTYLELWKQFAEVAGNIKPICRMGPLIAIGAGVVGDIWSKVSGTEGGVNSAALQMSSVYHYYSSRRAEEELGYQVRPASQSIVDAWEWFRSHGYVKNLSPEKERKKSPPVMTEA; encoded by the coding sequence TTGACCGTTCTTGTTACCGGCTCGACCGGCCTGGTCGGCAATAATGTAGTCAGGCTACTGCTTGGCGAGGGGCGAAAAGTGCGCGTGGTCGTTCGACCCGAGTACGAAACGCGTCCGCTCGAAGGGCTCGACGTGGAGATCGTCCACGGCGACGTCTGTGATCGTGAAAGTCTCCACGCCGCGATGCAGGGAGTCGATCTCGTCATCCATAGCGCCGGCAACGTTCACATCGGTTGGACGGGGAAAGAACGTTCGGAAAAGGTCAACGTCGGCGGCACGAAGAACATCGCCGAAGCGACTCGCGAGGCAGGCGCCAAGCTGGTGCACGTATCGAGCGTCGACGCTCTCGGCGCCGGGCTCCATAACAAAGCGGCCGACGAAGAGACGATCTACGTCCAGAATCCTCCGATTCCCTACGTCGTGACGAAGGCGGCCGCCGAGGTCGAAGTGCGGCGCCAGATCGAGCGAGGTCTGCACGCGGTGATCATCAATCCTGGCTACATGCTTGGCCCGTGGGATTGGAAACCTTCTAGCGGTCGCATGCTGCTGGAAGTGGTGAAAGGAAAACCGATCATGGCCCCGCGCGGCGGTACGACCGTCTGCGACGTCCGTGACGTAGCGACCGGAATCGTGGCGGCCGCCGAAAAGGGACGCTGCGGCGCCAATTACATCCTAGGCGGCGAGAACATGACTTACCTGGAACTGTGGAAGCAGTTCGCGGAAGTCGCCGGCAACATCAAACCGATTTGCCGGATGGGGCCGCTGATTGCGATCGGCGCCGGCGTGGTTGGCGATATCTGGTCGAAGGTGTCTGGGACCGAGGGAGGAGTCAACTCGGCGGCTCTCCAGATGTCGAGCGTCTACCACTACTATTCCAGCCGTCGCGCGGAAGAAGAGCTTGGCTATCAGGTCCGCCCGGCGAGCCAGTCGATCGTCGACGCGTGGGAGTGGTTCCGATCGCATGGCTACGTCAAGAATCTTTCGCCCGAGAAAGAGCGGAAGAAGTCGCCTCCGGTTATGACCGAAGCGTAG
- a CDS encoding RNA polymerase sigma factor codes for MFARLHGELLGALYHLLGNMEDARDALQDSFIKCWRNQDKLPEIENVRAWIFRIAINTGRDHRESAWRRKRQHLASEEETVVSPHASPEKKVEQAEQIDRMRLAVMELRDEEREVFLLRQNGDMTYDEIAVALDIPSGTVKTRMRMALEKLRTILAPTKADAPH; via the coding sequence GTGTTCGCGCGCCTCCACGGCGAGTTATTGGGAGCCTTGTACCACCTCCTAGGCAATATGGAGGATGCCCGCGACGCCCTGCAAGACTCCTTCATCAAATGCTGGCGGAACCAAGACAAACTGCCCGAAATTGAAAATGTACGCGCCTGGATTTTCCGAATTGCGATCAATACCGGTCGCGATCATCGTGAAAGCGCCTGGCGCCGCAAGCGCCAGCATTTAGCCTCGGAAGAAGAAACGGTCGTCAGTCCGCACGCTTCGCCAGAGAAGAAGGTGGAGCAAGCCGAGCAGATCGACCGGATGCGGCTTGCCGTGATGGAGCTGCGAGACGAAGAACGGGAAGTGTTCCTGCTTCGTCAGAACGGTGACATGACGTATGACGAGATCGCCGTAGCGTTGGACATCCCCTCCGGTACGGTCAAAACCCGAATGCGGATGGCCCTGGAAAAGCTTCGCACGATCCTGGCTCCCACCAAGGCCGACGCGCCGCATTAA
- a CDS encoding sigma-70 family RNA polymerase sigma factor, with the protein MWPEAEKTEQLIQDAKEGDSDARDKLLERHRDSLRRMVEMRLDRKIRRRVDASDVVQDVLVEANRRLADYMANPVMPFHLWLRHLAQDRIIDAHRRHRGSQKRSVDLEQNIATPVNVDQSSINIIAQICDGEMTPAAAATMSELQARFEQAIAQLDEQDREVVVMRHFEQLSNQEVAAALGLSAAAASMRYLRALRRLRGLLGEPTGE; encoded by the coding sequence ATGTGGCCTGAAGCCGAAAAGACGGAACAACTGATCCAGGACGCCAAAGAGGGCGACTCTGATGCCCGAGATAAGCTCCTCGAGCGGCATCGCGACTCGCTGCGCCGGATGGTTGAGATGCGATTGGATCGCAAAATCCGCCGCCGGGTCGACGCCAGTGATGTCGTTCAAGACGTCCTGGTCGAGGCCAATCGCCGCCTGGCCGACTATATGGCCAACCCGGTGATGCCGTTTCATCTCTGGCTGCGGCATCTAGCCCAGGACCGGATCATCGACGCCCATCGCCGCCATCGCGGCTCGCAAAAGCGGAGCGTCGACCTGGAGCAAAACATTGCGACGCCGGTTAACGTCGATCAGTCTTCGATCAACATCATCGCCCAAATCTGCGATGGCGAAATGACTCCGGCCGCGGCCGCCACGATGAGCGAACTGCAGGCCCGCTTCGAGCAGGCGATCGCGCAGCTCGATGAACAAGACCGCGAAGTGGTGGTGATGCGCCACTTTGAACAGCTCTCGAACCAGGAAGTCGCCGCGGCGCTTGGTTTGTCGGCCGCCGCCGCCAGCATGCGTTACCTACGCGCCTTGCGTCGGTTGCGAGGGTTGTTGGGAGAGCCGACCGGCGAGTAG
- a CDS encoding serine/threonine-protein kinase, with product MIEDADQRDERLAALIDQLTAKVQAGESVDLDQVTASHPDLASDLRELWGAVMLADAVATQIRSDIDMTQSASGSAGSSSGNLSPLALPADFGDYLLLEEIGRGGMGIVYRAKQKSLDRIVAVKMVLRDRLASSEDQARFRSEAEAAARIEHPTIVPIYEVGEIDRRCYFTMKYVQGETLSDRIARGPMPPRETAMLLKQVADAVHCAHQQGVLHRDLKPSNILLDESGRPLVTDFGLAKRTSDGIDLTRTGAILGTPTYMAPEQAAGNRGRIGPVSDVYSLGTILYAMLTGRPPFQGDSPVDVVLKVLEQDPPPPREINPKVDRDLEMIALRCLQKPIDLRYGSADALSRDLNAYLHDESISARSGRFGQIVSRLFRETHHAQVLENWGLLWIWHSLVLFAMSLATFGLQWIGDTTRWHYVFIWTVIAGAWAFIFWGLRRRMGPVTFVERQIAHVWGAGMIGVVALFPIEAVMGMAPVELSPILAVITGMLFFIKGGILTGWFYIQAGILFLIAIPMAMFPLYAHLIYGVVASLCFFVPGVQYYRQRLRSMLGK from the coding sequence ATGATCGAAGACGCCGACCAGCGCGACGAGCGACTTGCCGCTTTGATCGATCAACTCACCGCCAAGGTGCAGGCCGGCGAGTCGGTCGATCTCGATCAGGTCACTGCGTCGCATCCCGATCTGGCGAGCGATCTGCGCGAGCTATGGGGCGCGGTCATGTTAGCCGACGCAGTCGCGACGCAGATTCGCAGCGACATCGACATGACGCAAAGCGCCAGCGGTTCGGCTGGTTCGTCGAGCGGTAATCTTTCGCCGCTGGCGCTGCCGGCCGATTTCGGCGACTATTTGTTGCTCGAAGAAATTGGTCGCGGCGGGATGGGGATCGTCTATCGCGCGAAGCAAAAGAGTCTCGATCGGATCGTCGCCGTAAAGATGGTGCTGCGCGATCGTCTTGCTTCGAGCGAAGATCAGGCCCGGTTTCGCAGCGAAGCGGAAGCGGCCGCGCGGATCGAACATCCAACGATCGTGCCGATCTACGAAGTGGGGGAAATCGATCGCCGCTGCTACTTCACCATGAAATACGTGCAGGGGGAAACGCTGTCGGATCGGATTGCCCGCGGACCGATGCCGCCGCGAGAAACGGCGATGCTGCTCAAACAAGTCGCCGACGCGGTGCACTGCGCCCATCAGCAAGGGGTGCTCCACCGCGACCTGAAACCATCAAACATTTTGCTCGACGAATCTGGACGCCCGCTGGTGACCGATTTTGGGTTGGCGAAGCGAACCAGCGACGGCATCGACCTGACGCGAACCGGCGCCATTCTCGGGACGCCGACCTACATGGCGCCGGAACAAGCGGCCGGCAATCGTGGTCGGATCGGACCGGTCAGCGACGTTTATAGCTTGGGGACGATTCTCTACGCGATGCTCACCGGGCGGCCGCCGTTTCAAGGGGATTCACCGGTCGACGTCGTGTTGAAAGTGCTGGAGCAAGACCCTCCGCCGCCGCGCGAGATCAATCCGAAGGTTGATCGCGACTTGGAGATGATCGCACTTCGCTGTTTACAGAAGCCGATTGATTTGCGGTATGGAAGCGCCGACGCTCTTTCCCGCGACTTGAACGCCTATCTGCATGACGAGTCGATTTCGGCCCGCAGCGGTCGGTTCGGGCAGATCGTGTCGCGACTCTTTCGCGAAACGCATCATGCCCAAGTGCTGGAGAACTGGGGCTTGCTTTGGATCTGGCATAGCCTGGTCTTGTTCGCGATGTCGCTGGCGACCTTCGGTCTGCAGTGGATCGGCGACACGACGCGGTGGCATTACGTCTTTATCTGGACGGTGATCGCCGGCGCGTGGGCGTTTATCTTCTGGGGACTGCGGCGAAGAATGGGACCGGTCACTTTCGTCGAACGACAGATCGCCCATGTCTGGGGCGCCGGCATGATCGGCGTCGTTGCGCTCTTTCCCATCGAAGCGGTGATGGGAATGGCCCCGGTCGAACTCTCGCCCATCCTGGCGGTCATCACCGGGATGCTCTTCTTCATCAAGGGAGGGATCCTCACCGGTTGGTTCTACATCCAAGCCGGCATTTTATTCCTGATCGCGATCCCGATGGCGATGTTCCCGCTGTACGCCCATTTGATCTACGGCGTGGTGGCGTCCCTTTGCTTCTTTGTGCCGGGGGTGCAGTACTATCGGCAGCGATTGAGAAGCATGTTGGGGAAGTAA
- a CDS encoding transposase: MKETVVHLAQPQRALVEHTIREHCEIRDWTLLAVNCRSNHVHVVVHCKSSPHEVLRQLKQWTTRRLNEQYQRRTWWSERGSGRYLYDQTSLESAVVYVRDAQDRK, encoded by the coding sequence ATGAAAGAAACCGTCGTGCATTTAGCGCAGCCACAACGAGCTCTTGTTGAACATACGATTCGCGAACATTGCGAGATTCGCGATTGGACCTTGCTTGCGGTCAATTGTCGATCGAATCACGTTCATGTCGTCGTCCATTGCAAGTCCTCGCCACATGAAGTCTTGAGGCAGCTTAAGCAATGGACGACACGTAGATTGAATGAACAATACCAACGCCGCACTTGGTGGTCGGAACGCGGAAGTGGGCGGTATTTGTATGACCAGACTAGCTTAGAATCGGCCGTTGTTTACGTGCGCGATGCGCAGGATCGTAAGTGA